In Methylomonas sp. ZR1, one DNA window encodes the following:
- a CDS encoding PhoH family protein: MNIQSAGKKLFVLDTNVLMHDPTSIFRFQEHNVFIPMVVLEELDHAKKGLSDVSRNVRQVSRFLDELIRDADQQTINAGLPLSRIDYARNGEREFDGRLYFQTRQLSHLLPADLPGQIADNSILSIVLALGKEYPDVNVILVSKDINMRIKAAALQITAEDYHNDQTIEDIDLLYTGTMPLDSDFWEEHGGKMESWQENDHTYYRVNGPLVAEWYPNQYLYMEGEDNFEAIVKSREGDTAVLQLARDYRTKHNSIWGISAKNREQNFALNALLDPNVDFVTLIGSAGTGKTLLALAAGLSLTLESKAYLEIIMTRETMPVGEDIGFLPGTEEEKMAPWMGALMDNLELLGSRSGTTEWEQGASQNVMMNRVKIRSLNFMRGRTFLNRYLIIDEAQNLTPKQMKTLITRAGPGTKIICIGNLAQIDTPYLTATSSGLTYVVDRFKSWPNSAHITLRRGERSRLADFASDNL; the protein is encoded by the coding sequence ATGAATATTCAATCCGCCGGCAAAAAATTGTTCGTGTTGGACACCAACGTACTGATGCACGACCCAACGTCCATTTTTCGCTTTCAAGAACATAATGTTTTCATTCCGATGGTGGTGCTGGAGGAATTGGATCACGCCAAAAAAGGCTTATCCGACGTATCGCGCAACGTCCGCCAAGTTAGCCGGTTTTTGGACGAATTAATCCGCGATGCCGATCAACAAACCATCAACGCCGGGCTACCGCTGTCGCGCATCGATTATGCTCGGAACGGCGAGCGAGAATTCGACGGCCGTTTGTATTTTCAAACCCGGCAATTGTCGCATCTACTCCCTGCCGACCTACCTGGACAGATTGCCGATAATTCTATCCTCAGTATCGTATTGGCCTTGGGTAAGGAATACCCGGATGTGAATGTAATCCTGGTCTCCAAAGACATCAATATGCGCATCAAAGCAGCCGCGCTACAGATTACTGCCGAGGATTACCATAACGATCAAACCATCGAAGATATAGACCTGCTCTACACCGGCACGATGCCGCTGGACAGCGACTTCTGGGAGGAACACGGCGGCAAGATGGAATCGTGGCAGGAAAACGACCACACATACTACCGCGTGAATGGTCCGCTGGTGGCCGAATGGTATCCCAACCAATATCTGTATATGGAAGGCGAAGATAACTTCGAAGCCATCGTGAAAAGCCGCGAAGGCGACACGGCTGTGTTGCAATTGGCCCGCGATTATCGGACCAAACACAATAGCATCTGGGGGATTTCCGCCAAAAACCGCGAGCAAAATTTTGCGTTGAATGCCCTGCTCGACCCAAACGTTGACTTCGTGACGTTAATAGGCTCTGCCGGCACCGGTAAAACCTTGCTGGCACTGGCAGCCGGCCTGTCTTTGACTCTGGAAAGCAAAGCCTATTTGGAAATTATCATGACACGGGAGACCATGCCGGTCGGCGAGGACATTGGCTTTTTACCGGGTACGGAAGAGGAAAAAATGGCGCCGTGGATGGGGGCGTTGATGGATAACCTGGAGTTGCTGGGCAGCCGCTCGGGCACGACCGAATGGGAACAAGGCGCGTCGCAAAACGTCATGATGAACCGGGTAAAAATTCGTTCGCTGAACTTTATGCGCGGACGGACTTTTCTGAACCGCTACCTGATTATCGACGAGGCACAAAACCTGACGCCCAAACAGATGAAAACCTTGATTACCCGAGCGGGGCCCGGCACTAAGATCATCTGTATCGGCAATCTGGCACAAATCGATACGCCGTATTTAACCGCTACCAGCTCCGGTTTGACCTATGTGGTTGATCGTTTCAAATCTTGGCCGAATAGCGCCCACATTACTTTGCGGCGTGGCGAGCGTTCGCGCCTGGCGGATTTTGCATCCGATAATTTGTAA
- a CDS encoding methyl-accepting chemotaxis protein, translated as MKLNHPVTDREVLMKPGTILVTRTNLKGIITYANDAFIEISGFSKDELVGANHNMVRHPDMPPAAFEDLWNCLKAGRPWTAPVKNRTKTGDYYWVEANVTPVFKNGKVQEYLSVRYAPSREQIQQAESLYEKLNANKATIRPTGINALIKKLLELGLWKKVGIIYLIFLLPTINSIYDHYIEQKYPEMFLFLGLAGFASILGYSVIRSVVKALENSIRISYRMADEQFRNTIDLDRGDEIGDFYRALYGMQVKLNSDLAYSKQVASEAMRIKQALDNVQSCVMVANNDLDIIYMNKTVADMFQNAEADIRKQLPDFNASKLMGANIDQFHKKPAHQRGLLANLSSTFSSALVIGGRHMNIVANPVKNDENERIGIVVEWLDRTHEVKIEQEIASIVEAVKVGELSSRIEMADKQGFFETLSEGINELTDVIENVFRDVGSTMQSMASGDLTNRITSDYQGVYLNCKNDINTTIDKLNEIFGQVSESAHFINNSSQEIASGNNNLSQRAEQQAANLQQTAASMEELTSTVKNNADNAQQANAVANNARELAEKGGNVVKAAVSAMQEINESSNKIADIISVIDEIAFQTNLLALNASVEAARAGEQGRGFSVVATEVRNLAQRSATAARESKELIQTSVQKVRAGTEFVNETGKALNEIVAGVQKVGDIVAQIADASIEQSAGIGQVNQAVAQMDEITQQNAALAEEASAASVSMSDLSTNMVEMLAFFKTEKKSGQQKVVHQADSASVVRAEANRMASSPAVRQPSSFKQTSQADDEWQDF; from the coding sequence ATGAAACTCAATCACCCTGTGACTGATCGCGAAGTCTTAATGAAGCCAGGCACCATTTTGGTCACGCGCACCAATTTAAAAGGCATTATTACCTATGCAAACGACGCTTTTATTGAGATTAGCGGCTTTAGCAAGGATGAACTTGTGGGGGCGAATCATAATATGGTTCGTCATCCTGACATGCCGCCGGCGGCATTTGAAGATTTATGGAATTGTTTGAAGGCTGGGCGCCCGTGGACCGCACCCGTCAAAAATAGGACCAAGACCGGAGATTATTATTGGGTAGAAGCAAACGTAACGCCGGTGTTCAAGAATGGCAAAGTACAGGAATACCTGTCGGTTCGTTACGCGCCATCCCGGGAACAAATCCAACAAGCCGAATCTTTGTATGAAAAACTAAATGCCAATAAAGCCACAATACGGCCGACGGGGATTAATGCGCTCATCAAGAAATTACTGGAACTGGGCTTGTGGAAAAAAGTGGGGATTATCTACCTGATCTTTTTGTTGCCGACGATCAATTCCATTTACGATCACTATATCGAACAAAAATACCCGGAGATGTTCCTGTTTTTGGGCTTGGCCGGATTTGCCTCAATATTGGGATATTCGGTGATTCGTAGTGTTGTAAAGGCTTTAGAGAATTCGATACGTATTTCTTATCGGATGGCGGATGAGCAATTCCGGAATACTATAGATTTGGACCGTGGTGATGAGATCGGCGATTTCTATCGAGCCTTATACGGCATGCAAGTTAAATTGAATTCCGATTTGGCTTATTCCAAACAGGTAGCGTCGGAAGCGATGCGCATCAAGCAGGCGCTCGACAACGTGCAGTCCTGTGTCATGGTGGCTAACAACGATTTAGACATCATCTACATGAATAAGACAGTAGCCGATATGTTTCAAAATGCGGAAGCGGACATTCGCAAGCAATTGCCTGACTTCAATGCCAGCAAACTGATGGGCGCCAACATCGATCAATTCCATAAAAAACCAGCTCACCAACGAGGCCTGTTGGCAAACCTATCCAGCACATTTAGTTCTGCGTTGGTGATTGGCGGCAGACACATGAATATCGTTGCCAACCCGGTTAAGAACGACGAAAACGAGCGTATCGGCATCGTGGTCGAGTGGTTGGATAGAACGCATGAAGTAAAAATCGAGCAGGAAATTGCCAGCATTGTGGAAGCTGTCAAAGTGGGTGAGTTGTCCAGCCGGATTGAGATGGCCGACAAACAAGGCTTTTTTGAAACGCTCAGCGAAGGCATCAACGAACTGACCGATGTGATCGAAAATGTATTCAGAGATGTTGGCAGTACCATGCAAAGTATGGCTTCTGGAGATTTGACCAATCGAATCACCAGTGATTACCAAGGGGTTTATTTAAACTGCAAGAACGATATTAATACCACCATCGATAAACTGAACGAAATTTTCGGTCAGGTTAGCGAGTCTGCTCATTTTATTAACAACTCGTCCCAAGAAATTGCCAGCGGTAATAACAATCTATCACAACGCGCCGAGCAACAGGCTGCGAATTTGCAGCAAACTGCCGCCAGCATGGAAGAGTTGACCAGTACTGTAAAAAATAACGCCGATAACGCTCAGCAAGCTAACGCAGTGGCCAATAACGCCAGAGAATTGGCTGAAAAAGGTGGGAATGTCGTCAAGGCGGCGGTTTCCGCCATGCAGGAAATCAATGAGAGCAGTAATAAAATCGCTGACATCATCAGCGTGATTGATGAAATTGCCTTCCAAACCAATTTGTTGGCTTTGAATGCCTCAGTGGAAGCAGCCAGAGCAGGCGAGCAAGGTAGAGGCTTTTCCGTTGTTGCCACAGAGGTGAGAAATCTGGCGCAACGCAGTGCCACGGCAGCCAGGGAGAGTAAAGAGCTGATTCAAACCAGTGTGCAAAAAGTCAGAGCAGGCACCGAGTTTGTGAACGAAACCGGTAAAGCGCTGAACGAAATTGTGGCAGGTGTGCAGAAGGTGGGAGATATCGTCGCCCAGATTGCCGATGCAAGTATTGAGCAGTCTGCGGGTATAGGGCAGGTGAATCAGGCTGTTGCGCAAATGGACGAAATCACCCAACAAAACGCGGCCTTAGCCGAAGAAGCATCTGCCGCCAGTGTTTCAATGAGCGACTTGTCGACGAATATGGTCGAGATGTTGGCGTTTTTCAAAACAGAAAAAAAATCCGGGCAGCAAAAAGTCGTTCATCAAGCCGATAGTGCCAGTGTTGTTCGTGCAGAGGCCAATAGAATGGCATCATCGCCAGCGGTTCGTCAGCCGAGTAGTTTTAAGCAAACCTCACAAGCCGACGACGAGTGGCAGGATTTTTAG
- the cheD gene encoding chemoreceptor glutamine deamidase CheD, translated as MSHVRHVDRPLIAGFENVNRYWDQENQIVAAKLMPGDYYVTKQDEMITTVLGSCVAACIRDVVTGVGGMNHFMLPETSKSRLNARDEAVVGNASRYGNYAMEHLINAILQNGGKRKNLEVKLFGGGKIIATLGDVGARNIQFVLDYVDTEALNLVSHDLGDIYPRKVNFFPHTGRVRMKKIKDLHNQTIFLREKQYSSSIKDAPVEGSVELF; from the coding sequence GTGAGTCATGTGCGACATGTGGATAGACCGCTTATCGCCGGCTTCGAAAACGTCAATCGATATTGGGATCAAGAAAATCAAATAGTGGCGGCAAAATTAATGCCCGGTGATTACTACGTCACCAAACAGGATGAAATGATTACGACTGTGCTGGGTTCTTGCGTGGCAGCCTGTATCAGGGATGTGGTGACCGGTGTGGGGGGTATGAATCATTTCATGTTGCCGGAGACCAGTAAAAGTCGCTTGAATGCCAGAGACGAAGCTGTCGTTGGCAATGCCTCTCGCTATGGCAATTACGCGATGGAACATTTGATCAACGCTATTTTGCAAAATGGCGGTAAGCGTAAAAACCTGGAAGTTAAGCTGTTCGGCGGCGGCAAAATCATCGCTACCCTGGGTGATGTGGGGGCCAGAAACATTCAATTCGTTTTGGACTATGTGGACACTGAAGCGTTGAATCTGGTTTCTCATGATTTGGGCGATATTTATCCGCGTAAGGTGAATTTCTTTCCGCATACCGGACGGGTCAGAATGAAAAAAATTAAAGATTTACACAACCAAACTATCTTCCTGCGCGAGAAGCAATATAGTTCCAGTATCAAGGACGCACCGGTTGAAGGTAGCGTAGAGCTATTTTAG
- a CDS encoding chemotaxis protein CheW encodes MTADLESNQHVEQFLTFELEGEAYGIEILKVQEIRGWEPIRKIPNTPDFVKGALNLRGSIVPIVDLRERFQMQKVEYTPVTVVIVMSVNTASGTSVMGIVADAVSDVLDIKLSDIKEAPNLGSKINTQYMRGMFVGKKNMVMLLDVDKLLNPEEFVGIAGLAAIAEGK; translated from the coding sequence ATGACAGCCGATTTAGAATCCAATCAGCACGTTGAGCAATTTCTGACTTTCGAGTTGGAAGGCGAGGCATATGGCATCGAAATTTTGAAAGTCCAAGAAATTAGAGGCTGGGAGCCCATTAGAAAAATTCCCAATACCCCTGATTTTGTAAAAGGTGCGTTAAATTTGCGCGGTTCCATAGTGCCGATTGTCGATCTGCGCGAACGTTTTCAGATGCAAAAAGTGGAATATACCCCGGTGACAGTCGTTATTGTGATGAGTGTCAATACTGCTTCCGGTACTTCGGTGATGGGCATCGTCGCTGATGCCGTATCCGACGTGTTGGATATTAAGCTGTCCGATATAAAAGAAGCGCCGAATTTGGGGTCGAAAATCAATACTCAATATATGCGCGGCATGTTCGTCGGCAAGAAAAATATGGTGATGTTATTGGATGTCGATAAGCTTTTAAATCCGGAAGAGTTTGTCGGTATTGCCGGGCTTGCTGCTATTGCCGAGGGTAAATGA
- a CDS encoding lipid asymmetry maintenance protein MlaB, with translation MAEQNEDSLIGYDPLAWMHRSDFNHDSQKAQVSEAEADSSTELASSTETGSNLETDLDQVPADGSDPYASQSERAVLVLDPVLNIQNVAALHQRLTQMLSNFEAIDIDASGVTMIDTATLQLLLILKQTAIGLQKSVSIDFPSDKFIEASELLGIAEMLEVDQAASGFF, from the coding sequence ATGGCGGAACAAAATGAAGATAGTTTGATCGGTTACGACCCTCTGGCCTGGATGCATCGATCAGATTTCAATCACGACTCACAAAAAGCCCAAGTTAGTGAAGCGGAAGCGGACAGTTCGACAGAACTTGCGAGCTCGACAGAAACAGGGTCAAACCTTGAGACAGACTTGGATCAAGTGCCGGCCGACGGCTCTGATCCATACGCCTCTCAAAGTGAGCGAGCGGTTTTGGTATTGGATCCGGTACTGAATATTCAAAATGTCGCGGCTCTCCACCAGCGCTTAACGCAGATGCTCAGCAATTTTGAGGCTATCGATATCGACGCTTCCGGCGTGACGATGATAGATACGGCCACTCTGCAACTGTTATTGATTTTAAAGCAGACCGCAATTGGCTTGCAGAAATCTGTTTCTATCGATTTTCCTTCCGATAAGTTTATTGAAGCCTCGGAGTTGTTGGGGATTGCCGAAATGTTGGAAGTTGATCAGGCTGCATCCGGCTTCTTTTGA
- a CDS encoding AI-2E family transporter, whose protein sequence is MNQQTDFSSSDFIRNFFQRFLPNSQVVSLAIVLLGGFLLIYGLLDLLMPVFVAIVLAYLLEGLVVKAEQRQLGRLISVHLVFFAFMAVLGFVLFVLVPIVSEQTVQLVQHIPEIVSSTQAEIMRFPERHPELISEVRIREIMFSIQQDLLKYGQDLISGSAQSFVGLVAVIIYLFLVPLMVFFFLKDKQVLLGWFVQFLPRDTSLSLRVWHEVDRQIANYVRGKFLEVFILWAVSYIVFWLLGLNYAMLLAVLMGLSVVIPYVGATLVTFPVLAVAYVQWGVGGSDHFMYVFIAYSVIQALDGVILVPLLFSEAVNLHPIAIIVAILFFGGLWGFWGVFFAIPLATLVKAVLMAWPKAEISQSSA, encoded by the coding sequence ATGAACCAGCAGACTGACTTTTCCAGTTCCGATTTCATTAGAAATTTTTTCCAGCGATTTCTACCCAATTCCCAAGTTGTTTCCCTAGCCATAGTTTTGCTGGGCGGCTTTTTATTGATATACGGCTTGCTGGATTTGCTGATGCCGGTCTTTGTAGCGATTGTGTTGGCGTATCTACTGGAAGGGCTGGTGGTTAAAGCCGAACAGCGCCAACTCGGTCGTTTGATTTCGGTGCATCTCGTATTCTTTGCGTTTATGGCTGTGCTGGGTTTTGTGTTGTTTGTGTTGGTGCCGATAGTCTCCGAGCAAACCGTGCAACTGGTGCAACACATACCGGAGATTGTTTCCAGTACCCAAGCCGAAATCATGCGCTTCCCTGAACGCCATCCGGAACTGATTTCGGAAGTCCGGATTCGCGAAATCATGTTCTCCATTCAGCAAGACTTGCTCAAGTATGGTCAGGATTTGATCTCCGGCTCCGCCCAATCGTTTGTCGGATTGGTGGCGGTGATCATTTACTTGTTTTTGGTGCCGTTGATGGTGTTTTTCTTTCTGAAAGATAAACAGGTTTTATTGGGCTGGTTTGTACAGTTTCTGCCAAGGGATACCAGTCTTAGCCTGCGAGTGTGGCATGAAGTCGATAGGCAAATAGCCAATTACGTTAGAGGCAAATTTCTCGAAGTGTTTATCCTGTGGGCGGTCAGTTACATAGTCTTCTGGTTGTTGGGTTTGAATTATGCGATGTTGCTTGCGGTACTGATGGGCTTGTCTGTGGTGATTCCTTATGTCGGCGCGACATTAGTCACTTTTCCGGTATTGGCGGTGGCTTATGTGCAGTGGGGCGTGGGCGGCAGTGATCATTTTATGTACGTATTTATTGCCTATTCAGTGATTCAGGCGCTGGATGGTGTCATATTGGTGCCGCTGCTGTTTTCTGAAGCCGTGAATTTGCATCCTATTGCAATTATTGTTGCCATCCTGTTTTTTGGCGGCTTATGGGGATTTTGGGGGGTGTTTTTTGCGATACCCTTGGCCACGCTGGTTAAAGCGGTGTTAATGGCGTGGCCAAAGGCTGAGATCAGTCAATCATCGGCTTGA
- a CDS encoding STAS domain-containing protein: MGIDARVDAGVLSIKISGRFDFGVHNEFREATKLVESGVKLIEVDLIGTEYLDSSALGMLLVLRDKMAGDKSAIRIKNSRTEVKKILEIANFDKLFTLS; encoded by the coding sequence ATGGGTATTGATGCACGTGTTGATGCGGGAGTGCTGTCGATTAAAATAAGCGGTCGGTTCGATTTCGGCGTGCACAACGAGTTTCGCGAAGCCACCAAGCTGGTTGAAAGTGGCGTGAAGTTGATAGAAGTGGATTTGATCGGCACCGAATACTTAGATAGCTCAGCCCTTGGCATGCTGTTAGTTCTGCGAGATAAGATGGCGGGTGATAAGTCGGCAATACGGATTAAAAATTCGCGTACCGAAGTTAAAAAAATTTTGGAAATCGCTAATTTTGATAAATTATTTACACTATCCTGA
- a CDS encoding ParA family protein, with translation MSARIVAVLNQKGGVGKTTTSVNLTHALAKLGKKITVIDFDPQSHLAVSLGSVDTQTSGIDKVLLEGASLAEQSIPVRKNLNLVVAGPRLQEIEQLTDGGARRGDLLRRALLDGNRDEDFIFIDCPPSSGVLVANALFAADEILVPMTSDYLALQGLSHLVGTIRKFESASKRPYKFSLVMSRYIPARRMSKEVLSVIQKYFPGQILATTIRETALLAECPSFGKTIFEYRPGCRSARDFMALAEDFLEGRMM, from the coding sequence ATGAGCGCGAGGATTGTAGCGGTCCTTAACCAGAAAGGCGGGGTAGGAAAAACCACCACTTCGGTCAATTTAACCCACGCTCTAGCTAAACTCGGTAAGAAAATTACAGTGATAGACTTTGATCCACAGAGTCATTTGGCCGTTTCGCTTGGTTCCGTAGATACGCAAACAAGTGGGATTGATAAGGTTTTGTTGGAAGGGGCGAGTCTCGCGGAGCAATCAATTCCGGTTAGAAAGAATCTGAATTTGGTGGTTGCCGGTCCAAGATTGCAGGAAATTGAGCAATTGACGGATGGTGGAGCCAGACGTGGCGATCTGCTTCGCAGAGCTTTGCTTGACGGCAATCGCGATGAAGATTTTATCTTTATCGATTGTCCCCCTTCTTCCGGGGTATTGGTAGCCAATGCCTTGTTTGCCGCCGATGAAATATTGGTGCCAATGACCAGTGATTATTTGGCATTGCAAGGCTTGTCGCATTTGGTGGGAACCATCAGGAAATTTGAAAGTGCTTCGAAAAGGCCCTACAAATTTTCCCTGGTCATGTCCAGGTATATTCCGGCCAGACGCATGTCAAAGGAGGTATTGAGTGTCATACAAAAATACTTCCCTGGGCAAATTTTGGCGACCACCATTCGGGAAACGGCTTTACTCGCAGAGTGCCCTAGTTTTGGTAAAACCATTTTTGAATATCGCCCGGGCTGCCGTTCCGCACGAGATTTTATGGCACTTGCCGAAGACTTTTTAGAAGGGAGGATGATGTAA
- a CDS encoding chemotaxis response regulator protein-glutamate methylesterase, which yields MTKIKLLIVDDSALIRQMLTQIFNEAGDIEVVGTASDPIIAREKIKALNPDVLTLDVEMPRMDGLTFLRNLMRLRPMPVVMISTLTEKGAEVTLDALALGAVDFVAKPKIDVSHGLRAYADEIIGKIRMAAQAKVKALETNRVNVPALNSVNENAASTMKKHFKTTHKIVALGSSTGGTEAVKELVKSLPRTAPAIVITQHLPLAFSASFAKHVNEATEMTACVASDGQLILPGNIYIAPGDQHLMVVRDGARYACRLDDGPPVNRHKPSVDVLFRSVAENVGSNAVGVMLTGMGADGARAMLEMREAGAVNIVQDEASSIVWGMPGEAYKLGAAHHVLSLGKIAEKILALVD from the coding sequence ATGACAAAAATTAAGCTATTGATTGTTGACGACTCGGCATTAATTCGCCAAATGTTGACGCAAATTTTTAATGAGGCAGGCGATATTGAAGTTGTCGGCACGGCCAGTGATCCGATTATTGCCCGGGAAAAAATAAAGGCCTTGAATCCCGACGTATTAACACTGGATGTAGAAATGCCGCGTATGGATGGTCTGACATTTTTACGTAATTTGATGCGTTTACGACCGATGCCGGTGGTCATGATTTCAACGTTGACCGAAAAAGGCGCCGAAGTGACCCTTGATGCGTTAGCGCTCGGTGCGGTTGATTTCGTGGCAAAACCAAAAATCGATGTCTCCCATGGCTTACGAGCCTATGCCGATGAGATTATCGGTAAAATCAGGATGGCCGCTCAAGCAAAAGTCAAAGCTTTGGAAACCAATCGGGTTAATGTCCCAGCTCTTAATTCAGTGAATGAGAATGCAGCCAGTACGATGAAAAAGCATTTCAAAACGACTCATAAAATTGTGGCGTTGGGTTCTTCAACGGGCGGCACCGAAGCGGTCAAGGAACTGGTAAAAAGCCTGCCTAGGACGGCGCCGGCGATTGTCATTACCCAACATTTGCCGCTCGCCTTCAGCGCTTCGTTTGCCAAACATGTTAACGAGGCCACTGAGATGACTGCTTGCGTGGCTAGCGATGGGCAACTGATATTGCCCGGAAATATTTATATAGCGCCAGGTGATCAGCATTTAATGGTTGTGAGAGATGGTGCTCGTTATGCGTGCCGCCTTGATGATGGTCCACCTGTCAACAGACATAAGCCTTCCGTGGATGTCCTGTTTCGATCAGTTGCCGAGAATGTGGGTAGCAATGCGGTTGGGGTTATGTTGACGGGCATGGGGGCGGATGGTGCCAGAGCCATGCTTGAGATGCGCGAGGCCGGGGCCGTCAACATAGTGCAGGATGAAGCATCCAGTATCGTTTGGGGCATGCCCGGCGAGGCCTACAAACTGGGAGCCGCGCATCATGTGTTATCCTTGGGGAAAATAGCGGAAAAAATCCTGGCCTTGGTGGATTGA
- a CDS encoding protein-glutamate O-methyltransferase CheR: MKEKAREFEYTQADFDVLRKISNQYSGILVPDDKFDMFYSRLSKRVRMLGFTSFKQYCHYLKNNPDTEFTEFINAVTTNLTSFFRENHHFEYLSKTVVPGLLKKHAGTKQIKVWSAGCSTGEEPYSLAMTLKESVPADWTINILATDLDTNVLATAAAGIYMADRVTGIAEQRLKRWFQKGVGGQANKVRVKPELKELIEFKQLNLMQEWPLKGYFDFIFCRNVLIYFDRETKAMLANRYCGLLEEGSYLFIGHSESLHQLDTGFSLIGNTIYRKSIK; encoded by the coding sequence ATGAAAGAAAAAGCGCGCGAGTTTGAATATACCCAAGCAGATTTTGACGTTCTAAGGAAAATATCCAACCAATATTCCGGAATCTTGGTGCCGGACGATAAATTCGATATGTTTTATTCGAGGTTGTCGAAACGGGTCCGCATGCTGGGCTTTACCAGCTTCAAACAGTATTGTCACTATTTGAAAAACAACCCGGATACTGAGTTTACTGAATTTATTAATGCTGTCACCACTAACCTCACTTCTTTTTTTCGCGAAAATCACCACTTTGAATATTTAAGCAAGACGGTTGTACCGGGCTTGCTTAAAAAACATGCCGGGACTAAACAGATTAAAGTGTGGTCCGCAGGTTGCTCAACAGGTGAGGAGCCTTATTCTTTGGCGATGACCTTGAAGGAAAGCGTTCCGGCTGATTGGACTATAAATATTCTGGCTACCGATCTTGATACGAATGTTTTGGCCACCGCAGCAGCCGGTATTTACATGGCTGATCGCGTGACAGGAATAGCCGAGCAACGCCTTAAGCGCTGGTTTCAAAAAGGTGTGGGTGGACAAGCGAACAAGGTGCGAGTTAAACCGGAATTGAAAGAATTGATAGAGTTTAAACAATTGAATTTGATGCAGGAGTGGCCCTTGAAAGGGTATTTTGATTTTATTTTTTGCCGAAATGTTTTGATCTATTTTGATCGGGAAACCAAGGCGATGTTAGCGAATCGTTACTGCGGCTTATTGGAAGAGGGTTCATATTTATTCATTGGACATTCAGAATCCTTGCATCAGCTCGATACCGGATTCAGTTTGATAGGTAACACCATCTACAGGAAGTCGATTAAGTGA
- a CDS encoding methyl-accepting chemotaxis protein — MLQFLKDNALLVLFTLVVLLLPLLSSNALVYWLAAPIATMLWMVKAFRAQRAQVSALTNSKGLSEAELVRAIDDYLLHLKDCIDQEASYFRAELEQLKSMLADAVTTMSNSFNSLASLTSGQSSIVYSLVADLEGSTDKGRSSINFTSFAQETDDVLQFFIDHILQISKQSMEMVAVINDVGGHMAHVEKLLGDVQKIADQTNLLALNAAIEAARAGEAGRGFAVVAGEVRNLSKNSDKFSEEIKRVVKASKDNIREAQTMIEIMASKDMNVAISSKASIDKMMDDIAVINANISNNVGEISQLTNQIEFNVGNAVRGLQFEDMARQLIEYLQFNLEHFGSLSDEVSIGLGVFKTGGDTDWRDQLRQGSDRLKIMKQQWQVRKSHIVSQSSMEEGDVDLF, encoded by the coding sequence ATGTTGCAGTTCCTAAAAGATAACGCGCTTCTGGTTTTATTCACGCTGGTAGTTTTGTTATTGCCGTTGCTTTCGTCCAACGCGCTGGTTTATTGGCTAGCCGCCCCCATCGCAACCATGTTGTGGATGGTCAAAGCATTTCGTGCGCAACGTGCGCAAGTGTCAGCCTTGACAAACAGCAAGGGTCTAAGCGAAGCCGAATTGGTGCGCGCGATTGATGACTATTTACTGCATTTGAAAGATTGTATCGACCAAGAAGCCTCCTATTTTCGCGCGGAATTGGAACAGCTCAAATCCATGCTTGCCGATGCGGTGACTACGATGTCCAACAGCTTCAATAGTTTGGCTAGTCTGACGTCCGGGCAGTCATCGATAGTATATTCGTTGGTAGCTGATCTGGAAGGAAGTACCGACAAAGGGCGTAGCAGTATCAATTTCACGAGTTTTGCTCAGGAAACCGATGATGTCCTGCAGTTTTTTATCGACCATATTCTGCAAATCAGTAAGCAGAGCATGGAAATGGTCGCGGTCATCAATGATGTTGGGGGCCATATGGCTCATGTCGAGAAACTATTGGGCGATGTGCAGAAGATTGCCGATCAAACCAATTTGTTGGCGCTGAATGCCGCCATAGAAGCAGCCAGGGCGGGAGAAGCCGGTCGAGGCTTTGCAGTGGTTGCGGGAGAAGTGCGAAATCTTTCAAAAAACTCCGATAAGTTCAGCGAGGAAATTAAGCGCGTGGTGAAGGCCTCCAAGGATAATATCCGCGAAGCGCAAACCATGATCGAAATAATGGCCTCCAAAGACATGAACGTGGCGATTAGTTCCAAAGCCAGTATCGACAAGATGATGGATGATATCGCCGTCATTAATGCCAATATCTCCAACAACGTCGGCGAAATTTCCCAACTGACCAATCAAATCGAGTTCAATGTGGGTAATGCGGTGAGAGGTCTGCAATTTGAGGATATGGCCCGGCAATTGATTGAATATTTACAATTCAATTTAGAACATTTCGGTTCGCTATCTGACGAGGTCAGTATAGGTTTGGGGGTATTTAAAACCGGTGGCGACACTGATTGGCGTGACCAATTACGGCAAGGCTCGGATCGCTTGAAAATCATGAAGCAACAGTGGCAAGTCAGAAAATCGCACATTGTGTCGCAATCTTCCATGGAGGAAGGCGATGTGGATCTGTTTTAG